Proteins from a genomic interval of Polaribacter sp. Q13:
- a CDS encoding LysE family transporter, with protein sequence MISLFFFGFVFSFLGYTLPSVLNMTALKISLETNKREFTKFTLGVSLVVFVQVFVSIYILEYILENPTFIEILEKTGIVVLIFLSIYFYKQNQKEKKQVEVKQKNSFFTGIILSLLNMFAIPFFCGSAALLITFNGFSFNLASTFFFMFGSVVGTYFILYLYGRFAKLIQQKTGSLTNNINLLLSFITGGFALVTFLKFVV encoded by the coding sequence ATGATTTCTCTTTTTTTCTTTGGGTTTGTTTTTTCCTTTTTAGGATACACGTTACCAAGTGTTTTAAACATGACTGCTTTAAAAATTAGTTTAGAGACTAATAAAAGAGAGTTTACTAAGTTTACTTTAGGTGTTTCTTTGGTTGTTTTTGTACAAGTTTTTGTGTCCATTTATATTTTAGAGTACATTTTAGAAAACCCAACATTTATAGAAATATTAGAAAAAACTGGCATTGTTGTCCTTATTTTTTTATCAATTTATTTTTATAAACAGAATCAGAAAGAAAAGAAACAAGTAGAAGTTAAACAGAAAAACTCTTTTTTTACAGGTATTATTTTATCTTTATTAAACATGTTTGCAATTCCTTTTTTCTGCGGATCGGCAGCGCTTTTAATTACATTTAATGGTTTTAGTTTTAATCTTGCTTCAACATTTTTTTTTATGTTTGGTTCTGTAGTTGGTACCTATTTTATACTGTATTTATATGGTCGGTTTGCAAAATTAATTCAACAAAAAACAGGGAGTTTAACCAATAACATAAATTTGTTATTAAGTTTTATTACAGGTGGTTTTGCTTTGGTTACATTTCTTAAATTTGTAGTATAA
- a CDS encoding HupE/UreJ family protein has protein sequence MDDFLLYFKMGLNHVLDFLAYDHILFLIVLAVVFSFNQWKKVLWLVTLFTIGHSVTLALSAYGILKVKMDLIEFAIPVTIFITGLINVLTAKKASSDKQSINLLFAVLFGLIHGLGFSNYFKMMVGKEESKLFPLLEFALGIEAAQIIIVLGILIIGTILQNFFRVTRRDWILVCSSVVIGFAIQMMIDRVFW, from the coding sequence ATGGACGATTTTTTACTGTATTTTAAAATGGGCTTGAACCATGTGCTAGATTTTTTGGCATACGATCATATTTTATTTTTAATTGTTTTGGCTGTAGTTTTTAGCTTTAACCAATGGAAAAAAGTTTTATGGTTGGTTACCTTATTTACAATTGGTCATTCTGTTACGTTGGCTTTATCTGCTTACGGAATTCTAAAAGTAAAAATGGATCTTATTGAGTTTGCTATTCCGGTAACTATTTTTATAACCGGGCTTATAAATGTGCTTACCGCTAAAAAGGCTTCTTCTGACAAACAAAGTATCAATTTACTGTTTGCTGTTCTTTTTGGTTTAATACATGGTTTGGGGTTTTCTAACTATTTTAAAATGATGGTAGGCAAGGAAGAAAGTAAATTGTTTCCGCTATTAGAATTTGCTTTAGGCATAGAGGCTGCCCAAATTATTATTGTTTTAGGTATTTTAATTATTGGGACCATTCTTCAAAACTTTTTTAGAGTTACCAGAAGAGACTGGATTTTAGTTTGCTCTTCTGTTGTTATTGGTTTTGCCATACAAATGATGATAGATAGAGTGTTTTGGTAA
- a CDS encoding S9 family peptidase yields the protein MKIIKNIVVKGKHSKPIVTDVFYKEDHQPKKIVIFCHGYKGFKDWGAWNLMAKSFSKAGFFFIKFNFSYNGGTVEQPIDFPDLEAFGNNNYTKELDDLECVLDWISSEEKYKKEVDVNDISIIGHSRGGGIVLLKASEDARVKKVITLSAVSDFGSRTSTIGDLENWKKTGVKYVLNGRTKQNMPHFYQFYLDFKENEERLNIQKAVENLKIAQLIIHGNKDTSVSIDEGKNIHSWNRESKFEIIKNADHVFNTSHPWKKENMSKELEEVTELCIDFLKS from the coding sequence ATGAAAATAATTAAAAATATAGTTGTTAAAGGAAAACACAGTAAACCTATTGTAACAGATGTTTTTTACAAAGAAGATCATCAACCCAAAAAAATAGTAATTTTTTGTCATGGATATAAAGGTTTTAAAGATTGGGGCGCTTGGAATTTAATGGCAAAATCGTTTTCAAAGGCAGGCTTTTTCTTTATAAAATTTAATTTTTCCTATAATGGAGGAACTGTTGAACAGCCTATAGATTTTCCGGATTTAGAAGCTTTTGGTAATAATAATTATACCAAAGAATTAGACGATTTAGAGTGTGTTTTGGATTGGATTTCATCCGAAGAAAAATATAAAAAGGAAGTTGATGTAAACGATATTTCTATAATTGGTCATAGTAGAGGTGGTGGAATTGTACTCTTAAAAGCAAGTGAAGATGCAAGAGTAAAAAAGGTAATTACGTTATCTGCAGTTTCAGATTTTGGCTCAAGAACTTCAACTATTGGCGATTTAGAAAATTGGAAAAAAACAGGCGTAAAATATGTTTTAAACGGACGGACAAAGCAGAATATGCCTCATTTTTATCAGTTTTATTTAGATTTTAAGGAAAACGAAGAACGCTTAAATATTCAGAAAGCTGTTGAGAATTTAAAAATAGCGCAGTTAATAATTCACGGAAATAAAGATACTTCTGTTTCTATTGATGAAGGGAAAAATATACATTCTTGGAATAGGGAAAGTAAATTTGAAATTATCAAAAATGCAGATCATGTTTTTAATACTTCTCATCCTTGGAAAAAAGAAAACATGTCTAAAGAATTAGAAGAGGTAACTGAGCTTTGTATAGATTTTTTAAAGAGTTAG
- the gdhA gene encoding NADP-specific glutamate dehydrogenase: protein MNVKEILTNLETKHPGEKEYLQAVKEVLESIEDIYNENPQYEASKIIERLVEPDRILTFRVSWIDDAGQVQVNLGHRVQYNNALGPYKGGIRLHPSVNLSILKFLGFEQIFKNALTTLPMGGGKGGSDFSPKGKSDTEIMRFCQAFMLELWRMIGPSTDVPAGDIGTGGREIGFMYGMYKKLQQEHTGVFTGKGLNWGGSLIRPEATGFGGVYFTKQMLETKNDDFKGKIIALSGFGNVTWGVALKITELGGKVVTISGPDGYIYDEAGLDEDKISYLLQLRATNNDIVSPYADEFPEAKFYPNEKPWGVKCDIAMPCATQNELNGDDATKLVANGVQYIAEVSNMGCTPEAVHIFHNAKILYGPGKAVNAGGVGVSGLEMSQNAMKLNWTKEEVDDKLHQIMHSIHTACLKYGTEEDGYINYVKGANIAGFIKVADSMIDLGVI, encoded by the coding sequence ATGAATGTAAAAGAAATTTTAACAAATTTAGAAACTAAACACCCTGGTGAAAAAGAATATTTACAGGCTGTTAAGGAAGTTTTAGAGTCTATTGAGGATATATATAATGAAAACCCACAATACGAAGCGTCTAAAATAATTGAACGTTTAGTAGAGCCAGATCGAATTTTAACATTTAGAGTTTCTTGGATTGATGATGCTGGCCAGGTACAAGTAAATTTAGGACATAGAGTACAATATAATAATGCATTAGGGCCTTACAAAGGAGGGATTCGTTTACACCCAAGTGTAAATTTAAGTATCTTAAAGTTTTTAGGATTTGAACAAATATTTAAAAATGCCTTAACAACACTACCTATGGGAGGTGGAAAAGGAGGTTCTGATTTTAGTCCAAAAGGAAAATCGGACACAGAAATTATGCGTTTTTGTCAAGCATTTATGCTAGAGTTATGGAGAATGATTGGCCCGAGTACAGATGTGCCAGCAGGAGATATTGGTACTGGTGGTAGAGAAATTGGGTTTATGTATGGTATGTATAAAAAACTACAGCAAGAACATACAGGCGTTTTTACCGGAAAAGGTTTAAATTGGGGAGGAAGCTTAATTAGACCAGAAGCAACTGGTTTTGGAGGTGTTTACTTTACAAAACAAATGTTAGAAACTAAAAATGATGATTTTAAAGGAAAAATAATTGCACTTTCTGGTTTTGGAAATGTAACTTGGGGTGTTGCTTTAAAAATTACCGAATTAGGCGGTAAAGTAGTTACAATTTCTGGTCCTGATGGATATATTTATGATGAAGCAGGATTAGATGAAGATAAAATTAGTTACTTATTACAATTAAGAGCTACTAATAATGACATTGTTTCTCCCTATGCAGATGAATTTCCAGAAGCTAAATTTTATCCTAATGAAAAACCTTGGGGTGTAAAATGTGATATTGCAATGCCTTGTGCTACTCAAAATGAATTAAATGGAGATGATGCAACAAAATTAGTTGCAAATGGTGTACAATATATAGCAGAAGTTTCTAATATGGGTTGTACTCCAGAGGCTGTTCATATCTTTCATAACGCCAAAATTTTATACGGACCAGGTAAAGCTGTAAATGCCGGTGGAGTGGGAGTTTCTGGTTTAGAAATGTCTCAAAATGCCATGAAACTAAACTGGACTAAAGAAGAAGTAGATGATAAATTACATCAAATAATGCATTCTATTCATACAGCTTGTTTAAAATATGGAACAGAAGAAGATGGTTATATAAATTATGTAAAAGGAGCAAATATTGCTGGTTTTATTAAAGTAGCAGATTCTATGATAGATTTAGGAGTTATATAA
- a CDS encoding glutamate dehydrogenase, which translates to MILISLFFFGFLFSFVGSITPSMLNMSALKISLEKGKAATNKYALGVSLIIVPQVIIAVILTKYVSENPTILETLEKAGIVIFMALSYYFYRESKKGKIVVEGVKAKDVNPLLTGITLSVLNMFSIPFFSGTIITLDVFNLFSFEYIPVLFFTLGAVIGTYYILFLYGKFARIIQQKTGKLTKDINIILAILTGLVAVFSLIKQLF; encoded by the coding sequence ATGATACTTATCTCTCTTTTTTTCTTCGGATTTCTCTTTTCTTTTGTAGGGTCTATAACACCAAGTATGTTAAACATGTCTGCGCTTAAAATTAGTTTAGAAAAAGGAAAAGCAGCAACAAATAAATATGCTTTAGGGGTTTCTTTAATTATAGTACCGCAAGTAATAATTGCAGTTATTTTAACAAAATACGTTTCAGAAAACCCTACTATTTTAGAAACCTTAGAAAAAGCCGGAATTGTTATTTTTATGGCATTATCATACTATTTTTATAGAGAATCTAAGAAAGGTAAAATTGTGGTGGAAGGAGTAAAAGCAAAGGATGTAAACCCATTATTAACCGGAATTACATTGTCTGTTTTAAATATGTTTTCTATTCCTTTTTTTAGCGGAACCATAATTACGTTAGATGTTTTTAATCTTTTTAGTTTCGAATACATTCCTGTTCTATTTTTTACTTTAGGAGCTGTAATTGGTACTTATTATATTCTTTTTTTATATGGAAAGTTTGCTAGAATAATTCAACAAAAAACCGGAAAATTAACAAAGGACATCAATATAATTTTGGCTATTTTAACAGGTTTAGTGGCTGTTTTTTCTCTTATAAAACAGTTGTTTTAA
- the gdhA gene encoding NADP-specific glutamate dehydrogenase, which translates to MELKIKEFMEMVKTRNNHEPEFLQAVQEVAETVIPYINNHKIYKGKSILLRMVEPERLISFRVSWVNDNEEIQVNRGYRIQMNSAIGPYKGGLRFHPTVNASILKFLAFEQVFKNSLTTLPMGGGKGGSDFDPKGKSDNEIMRFCHSFMTELYRHIGHNTDVPAGDIGVGAREIGYMFGMYKKLNNTFTGVLTGKGASWGGSLIRPEATGYGNVYFAQNMLKRKGDSIKRKIVVISGSGNVAQYAAEKAIELGAKVVALSDSAGYIYDAEGIDTEKLKHVMFIKNEKRGRISEYVVKYPNAKFVAGARPWSIKCDIALPCATQNELNGEEAKELIKNGCMCVSEGANMPSTPEAIHEFQKAKILFAPGKASNAGGVATSGLEMSQNSLRLSWTRKEVNDKLKVIMEDIHNSCVQYGENKDGSIDYIKGANIAGFVKVADAMLAQGVV; encoded by the coding sequence ATGGAGTTAAAAATTAAAGAATTTATGGAAATGGTTAAAACAAGAAATAACCATGAACCAGAATTTTTACAGGCTGTACAAGAAGTTGCAGAAACTGTAATTCCTTATATTAATAATCATAAAATTTATAAAGGAAAAAGTATTCTATTAAGAATGGTAGAACCAGAAAGGTTAATATCATTTAGAGTTTCTTGGGTAAATGATAATGAAGAAATACAAGTTAATAGAGGATATAGAATTCAAATGAATTCTGCAATCGGGCCTTATAAAGGTGGTTTGCGTTTTCATCCAACGGTAAATGCAAGTATTTTAAAGTTTTTAGCTTTTGAACAAGTGTTTAAAAACTCTTTAACAACTTTGCCTATGGGTGGCGGAAAAGGTGGTTCAGACTTTGATCCTAAAGGGAAATCAGATAACGAAATTATGCGTTTCTGTCATTCTTTTATGACAGAATTGTATAGACATATTGGTCACAATACAGATGTGCCTGCAGGAGATATTGGTGTTGGAGCTAGAGAAATAGGTTATATGTTTGGTATGTATAAAAAACTAAACAATACTTTTACAGGTGTTTTAACAGGTAAAGGGGCTTCTTGGGGTGGTTCTTTAATTAGACCAGAAGCAACAGGATATGGAAACGTATATTTTGCTCAAAATATGTTAAAAAGAAAAGGAGATTCTATTAAAAGAAAAATAGTAGTTATTTCTGGATCTGGAAATGTTGCGCAATATGCCGCAGAAAAAGCAATAGAATTAGGTGCAAAAGTGGTTGCTTTATCGGATTCTGCTGGTTATATTTATGATGCAGAAGGTATCGATACAGAAAAATTAAAACACGTTATGTTTATTAAAAACGAAAAACGTGGAAGAATTAGTGAATATGTAGTCAAATATCCAAATGCTAAATTTGTGGCAGGAGCAAGACCTTGGTCTATAAAATGTGATATTGCTTTGCCTTGTGCAACGCAAAACGAGTTAAATGGTGAAGAAGCAAAAGAACTAATTAAGAATGGTTGTATGTGTGTTTCTGAAGGTGCAAATATGCCTTCTACTCCAGAAGCAATTCACGAATTTCAAAAAGCAAAAATTTTATTTGCTCCAGGAAAAGCATCTAATGCAGGCGGTGTTGCAACTTCTGGTTTAGAAATGAGTCAGAATTCATTACGTTTAAGTTGGACTCGTAAAGAGGTTAATGATAAGTTGAAAGTAATTATGGAAGATATTCATAATTCTTGTGTGCAATATGGGGAAAATAAAGATGGGTCTATAGACTATATTAAAGGAGCAAATATTGCAGGTTTTGTAAAGGTTGCAGACGCAATGTTAGCGCAAGGTGTGGTATAA
- a CDS encoding dCMP deaminase family protein — translation MTEKKQLKYDRAYLKMAREWGKLSHCKRKQVGALIVKGRMIISDGFNGTPTGFDNSCEDCNGVTKWEVLHAEANAILKVASSTQSAEGATLYITLSPCTQCSKLIHQAGIKRVVYAESYKDTSGIDFLEKAGVEIMHLPYEK, via the coding sequence ATGACTGAAAAAAAACAATTAAAATACGATAGAGCTTATTTAAAAATGGCTCGCGAATGGGGAAAACTCTCTCATTGTAAACGTAAACAAGTAGGCGCATTAATTGTAAAAGGCCGAATGATAATTTCTGACGGCTTTAACGGAACTCCTACTGGTTTTGATAATTCTTGCGAAGATTGTAATGGAGTTACAAAGTGGGAAGTTTTACACGCAGAAGCAAATGCCATCTTAAAAGTGGCCTCTTCTACCCAATCTGCAGAAGGTGCTACCTTATATATTACGTTATCTCCGTGCACACAGTGCAGCAAATTAATTCACCAAGCAGGAATAAAACGTGTTGTGTATGCAGAGTCTTACAAGGATACTTCTGGTATCGATTTTCTAGAAAAAGCAGGCGTAGAAATTATGCATTTACCTTATGAAAAATAA
- a CDS encoding S41 family peptidase, with product MKNKNNQPIYLALAVIFGLLIGVSLNGSSTNMLSLNKNSSQELKIKRLINFIEKDYVDTVNTESLLDGAITQMLGKLDPHSVYIPKENLQAVTENMQGNFVGIGVQFRMINDSITVIQPIKGGPSIKAGIKAGDRILMANADTLYGKDMFTDKVPGYLKGKPDTKVALKIYRKSIDSTFTVSVTRGNVNIKSVDLAYMINDSLGYIKLDRFARNTYREFQSSLHSLIDDGMKDLVLDLRGNGGGFVDIATSIIDEFLEDDKLIVFTKNNKNKIEESFATDKGDFEKGGLYVLIDENSASASEIVAGALQDNDKGTIIGRRSFGKGLVQIEMDLGDGSAVRLTTARYYTPTGRSIQKPYNHKGNKNYYNDFQNRIANGELLSRDSIKVVDSLKFTTPKGKVVYGGGGIIPDVFVPIDTTSYMTSFYFNSVNNFAFDYVDNNRKKLQKWTIDSFITDFDKDESVFDTFLSSIKETSKPSLKTKQSLKKYLNAAIANTLFGDVGFYRIMHQDDKMIQKVLELESGN from the coding sequence ATGAAAAATAAAAACAACCAACCTATATATTTAGCTTTAGCTGTTATTTTTGGCCTACTAATTGGGGTTTCATTAAATGGAAGCTCTACCAATATGCTGTCTTTAAATAAGAATTCTTCTCAAGAACTGAAGATAAAAAGACTCATTAATTTTATTGAAAAAGATTATGTAGATACCGTAAACACAGAGAGCCTTTTAGATGGTGCTATTACGCAAATGTTAGGTAAATTAGACCCACATTCTGTGTATATTCCTAAAGAAAACTTGCAAGCTGTAACAGAAAATATGCAGGGTAATTTTGTGGGAATTGGAGTTCAATTTAGAATGATAAATGACTCTATTACTGTAATTCAACCTATAAAAGGTGGCCCAAGTATAAAAGCAGGCATTAAGGCTGGAGATCGAATTTTAATGGCAAATGCAGATACTTTGTATGGTAAAGACATGTTTACAGATAAAGTACCTGGTTATTTAAAAGGAAAACCAGATACCAAAGTTGCTCTTAAAATTTATAGGAAAAGTATCGATTCTACGTTTACGGTTTCCGTTACTCGTGGCAATGTAAATATTAAAAGTGTTGATTTAGCGTATATGATTAACGACTCTCTTGGTTATATTAAGTTAGATCGTTTTGCTAGAAACACGTATCGTGAATTCCAATCTTCTTTACATTCCTTAATTGATGATGGAATGAAAGATTTGGTGTTAGATTTACGTGGAAATGGTGGTGGATTTGTAGATATTGCTACCAGTATAATTGATGAATTTTTAGAAGACGACAAACTCATTGTTTTTACCAAAAACAATAAGAATAAAATTGAAGAGTCTTTTGCAACCGATAAAGGCGATTTTGAAAAAGGTGGTTTGTATGTTTTAATTGATGAAAACTCTGCTTCTGCATCAGAAATTGTTGCGGGGGCTTTACAAGATAATGATAAAGGTACTATTATTGGGCGCCGCTCTTTTGGGAAAGGTTTGGTACAAATAGAAATGGATTTAGGTGATGGTTCTGCAGTGCGATTAACAACAGCTCGTTATTATACTCCAACAGGTAGATCTATTCAGAAACCTTATAACCATAAAGGAAATAAAAATTATTATAATGATTTTCAGAATAGAATTGCTAACGGAGAGTTGCTAAGTAGAGACAGCATAAAAGTGGTAGATTCATTAAAATTTACAACTCCAAAAGGAAAAGTTGTTTATGGCGGTGGTGGTATTATTCCAGATGTTTTTGTACCCATAGACACCACTTCTTACATGACTAGTTTCTACTTTAATTCTGTAAATAATTTTGCGTTTGATTATGTAGATAATAATAGAAAGAAACTTCAAAAATGGACTATAGATAGCTTTATTACTGATTTTGACAAAGATGAATCTGTTTTTGATACTTTTTTATCTAGCATTAAAGAAACCTCTAAGCCGTCTCTTAAAACCAAACAGAGTTTAAAAAAATACTTAAACGCAGCTATTGCAAACACACTTTTTGGTGATGTTGGTTTTTACAGAATTATGCATCAAGATGATAAGATGATTCAGAAAGTTTTGGAGTTAGAAAGCGGTAATTAG